A window of Salmo trutta chromosome 5, fSalTru1.1, whole genome shotgun sequence contains these coding sequences:
- the LOC115194924 gene encoding piggyBac transposable element-derived protein 4-like: protein MPTTTLVSYLPKKNKNVLLLSTQHTEAEISNHQDRKPAIILDYNCNKGGVDNLDKVIGTYSCRRKTARWPLVIFHNIIDVSSYNAFVIWRESNSSWMPRKRKKRRVFLEQLGKALVTPFIERREHLPHTEASAALVKAVHRARSHDQPEEPAALATAPAGASKRKICQICPPKDCKTHTVCRRCKKYICKGCAHAYCPTCAHWGFSEGGTV, encoded by the coding sequence AtgcccaccaccactctagtttcctACCTCCCCAAGAAAAACAAGAATGTGTTACTTCTgagcacacagcacacagaggctGAAATTAGCAATCAccaggacaggaagccagccatcatcctagACTACAACTGCAACAAAGGAGGTGTGGACAACCTAGATAAAGTGATTGGAACGTACAGCTGCAGAAGGaagactgcccgctggcccctggtcatcttccataacattaTTGATGTTTCCTCCTACAATGCCTTTGTCATATGGAGAGAGAGCAACTCTAGCTGGATGCCTCGTAAGCGGAaaaagaggagggtgttcctggagcagctgggaaaggcacttgtaactcCATTCATCGAAAGAAGGGAGCATCTCCCCCACACAGAAGCATCTGCAgcacttgtgaaagctgttcacaGGGCTAGATCTCATGATCAACCTGAGGAGCCAGCTGCCCTAGCCACTGCCCCAGCTGGGGCAAGTAAGAGGAAGATATGTCAGATCTGCCCACCAAAGGACTGTAAAACACATACTGTGTGCCGCAGGTGTAAGAAATATATCTGCAAAGGCTGTGCACACGCATACTGTCCCACATGTGCTCATTGGGGATTTAGTGAAGGAGGGACAGTTTGA